The following is a genomic window from Neurospora crassa OR74A linkage group III, whole genome shotgun sequence.
CCCACCGCTCTGATTCCTCGACCGTCCAGTCCCAAGCCCGCTTGCGCTCAAAGTCGCCCCCGGCATCTTCAATGTCGGCTTTCAGCAGCTTGTGGGAGGCAATCGCGTGGCGACGGCCGAGGGCAGTGAGTTGACTAGGGTCGCTCTGGAGGCGCTGGGATTCTTTGGTGGCTTTTTTGAGATTTTGCTGCGAGGATGACTTGGCGCGGGCTTGGAGGGCACGGAAACGCTCGGCACGCTCGCGAGCTTTGGCGGCCGCAGACTCTGCAGCAGAGGTGGATGTGGGTGGAGTTGACGAGGACTGAGATGTTGCTGCGGTGTCAGGTTGTGCGGTCTCCGAGGCTGATAGAAccggtggtgatgaagatgacgtcGTTGCGAGCGCTGCTTCTGTGACCGATGGCTCCTCCTTGGAATCGGTCACGGTCTGATTATTTGGCTCTGTCGTGGACTCGGCGACGTCGTTTTCTTGTTGAGTGACTTCTGCCTTGTCTTCGGGCTcggtctttcttttcttttcaggAGGCATTTTCAATAGACTTCGTTTTGTTGAGATGTGTTGTGTGGGTAAGTAGTTGTGTGGTGTGAAATCCGGATTGTGTCAATGAAGCGGAAAGAAAACAGCCTCTCTGAAGCTGCTGTGCTGTGCCTGGGCTGGTCTGGACGCTAGGGCCAGTGCCTGGCAAGACGGAAAGTGGAATGCTGAGCAAGCCTTTCTACAGCGATTGTATACGATAGAGTGATGCATAAGTGGGCCGTGAGAGCCTGTCTTTTAGGTTTAGCGCCGATCATTACAGGACATTTACTACAGTCAAGTCTGTATATAACGATATGAGGTATAACGATATCGTGTAAATAACGATCAATTTCACTGCCACCGTTCCAGTTGTATAGTGATTTCAGCAGTATAACGATATACAGTCAAGTCTGTATATAACGATATGTGCTTACCCCTTGGATTTGATCGTTGTTCCTAGATCATTACAACCTTTAGTAGTACTAAGTATACTAAGACTGATTCGAATAGGTACTTGGGTACCAAAAAGCAATAGTTAAAGTATAGCCAAAGGATGAGTTGGAAATATTTCCTATATCTACCACCTAATAGGTATAACGATCACTATACAAATTGAGCCtgaatattaattgtaatcgCAATACGGAATATATTGTTATACTGCTGAAATCACCATACAACTGGAACGGTGGCAGTGAAATTGATCGTTATTTACATGATATTGTTATACCTTATATCGTTATGTACAGACTTGATTGTATTCCGTATTGCAATTACGATTAATATTCAGGCTCAGTTTGTATGGTGATTGTTATACCTATTAGGTGGTAGATATGGAAATATTCCCAACTCATCCTTTGGCTGTACCTTAACCACTGCTTTTTGGTACCCAAGTACCTGTTCGAGTCAGTCTTGGCGTGCTTGGCACTACTGAAGGTTGCGATAATCTGGGAATAACGATCAAATCCAAGGGGTAAGCACATATCGTTATGTACAGACTTGACTGTAGCGGCTTTCTAGCGCTCCTTCCCCAGATTTTGCAGACAGCGCCAAGAGGGGGGAGTTGAACGTCTCGGCCCGCCTCGTACCTTCTCCGTGCCGTCTTCGACCAGATTGAACTTGCACTCTTGACCATAAAGTACCTTTGTACCTGTTACACAGAACACGGCATCGCAACCAATATGAAAGGAATATTAGGCAGACCGGTCGAGGAGATGAGGAGAAAATGGAAGGCACCGCGGGCGGGTGCAACCGGTcaagagggaaggagggtTTACTTGACTGATTGATGGTTCACCGAGtgctctccttctctccgtCACCCTCTTGCCCTATGCCCTATGCCGCCAGCTTCGCACATCCAATACTCACCTTGTGTTTCTTCACAGTTCAAGTTGGTGACACAAAGTCCAGCCTCGTTTCCTCCCAATCACAGCAGTTCCCAGCCGCCAGTAACGCCTACAGTCGTCGCGTATCTTGTCGGGTAAGGCTGGATCGCCAACTCTCACGCGCAAGTGGACGACAAGCATGATACCTTATCGGAGGTGGTGCTGGCCTGCATTATCTTGGCTTCAGCTAGTCACAATATCCTCACCAAGATGGCACCTTCGGGCATTTCAGCCAGTCCAGGTTTCGGCCGCCTACTCCATAATGCccaaaaggaagaagaaagagaaaaccACAGGGAGCTGGGTTGACGTTGATGACACCTTTTTCACCTCGAATTCTCAAAAATCCGGGGACATCCAGGGAGTCGAAGCTGGACTGGATGAGCCTCAAGTGGAAAGCCCAAGAGTCCGCAGAAAGGAGATGCGGGAGCTTAGGAACCGGTACTTTTGGAAGCACTGGGTGCAAAAGCACCCAAACTACGTCTGGAATAGGGCTGGTCGCAGAGATCAACAAAGGTCCACGATCAACAAAGATGGACTTCATACAAAGACCAATGATGAGAGTGTTGTCAACTATCCCGAAACTGAAGCTGAAAGAAGACAGGAGAGAGTCAACCTCTGGAATACGTGGGTTATGAACCACCCGACTTTCAAGCACAGCAAATTCGGCCAATTAAGAAGCTCGGGGAAAATCAAGGGCTATGGTCAAGCCAGCCTCATGAGAGATCGAGCTAACAGGGTCGGTCGTTACTTCAGAACCCTAAGAGTCGGTCAAGAAAACAACACTTTTCTTCGTTTTCAAAAGATTCCAGTGAAAGATCGCTTGATGAAGAGACTCGTTCGGAAGATCGACTTCAGCTCCGCCAAGTTCGGCCAAGCCTATTTCAGGCGCTTGAGAGTAGGCCAGATTCACAATGACTTCCTCAAGTTCCACAAGGTCGACCTGAGAAGGCCTCAGCCAGGGCGAATCTACCTCAGAAGCCTTCGACTTGGCAGTGATTCCAAGTTCGACAGGTTCAGGAAGATTCTCTTCGACGCAGATGGCGACCTCAAGGCAcgcaggaagaaggaaaggagaagCAGTAAAGACCTAACGGAAGACCATTGGAAGAaaatgacgaagaagacacCCGAGAATATTGCTgccgaagaaaaggaagaaaaactGGCAAGAGGAATCCCCGACCATTGGACGATTGGGCAATGGGAATACATCACCAAGTTTCCCAACCACAGGACTGCAGAGGAatggaagaggatgaggaactTCTCAAGTAATCTCGGCCACAAGCGAGCTATTGCGAAAGCGGTCGAACTAGAAACCTATCAAATATCCGACCTGGTGCTGGAGCTGGACGCCCACGACAATCCCTTTGTTCGTCCGTTCAACGCAGACGATGCAGCTGAACAGACCAAGCAGTGGCCGCACCTCGACCCAGATCAGCAAGAGCTTGTCAGACGCGCGATCTCTGTCGCCGAAACTGTTGCTGAATCCAAAACAAAATGGAAGTCACCATTGTTACCATTCGATCACCGTCGGATAACAGAACGTGATGTCCTGTCAGTGGCATTACTCGGCCTTGTCTCCGAGTCCACGGGGTTACAAAACCACCCAACATCGGAATCAGGCACTCACGAACCAAGTTTTGGATTCCTCACCATGTCCGACCTCCTCGAAATAGGTGTACCTGTTTCATACTCAACAAACCCTCAGCGTCTCACCCACCTCCTACTCCACCGCATCGAAAAAGCCCAATTCCCCGCCCACCAAGAAGTCAACTTCCCCCCATCCTCGCTCTTAGAAGCCCTAATTCAGTCCTCATCCTTCCACCAGCTCCGCCGCATCATCGCTCCCCTGCTTCACACAGAAGAAGGCTGTTTGCTCATC
Proteins encoded in this region:
- a CDS encoding pre-mRNA-splicing factor syf-2, which produces MPPEKKRKTEPEDKAEVTQQENDVAESTTEPNNQTVTDSKEEPSVTEAALATTSSSSPPVLSASETAQPDTAATSQSSSTPPTSTSAAESAAAKARERAERFRALQARAKSSSQQNLKKATKESQRLQSDPSQLTALGRRHAIASHKLLKADIEDAGGDFERKRAWDWTVEESERWDKRMKKKEAHRDDTAFRDYNQQAEKSYKRQLRNMGGPDLERYTREKLAAIEKAAAAGTLEIVETEDGEMIAIDKDGTFFSTADSTQFAQHKPDKAAVDRLVADMRKAEEASLKKRRERMANNGDDADVTYINEKNKQFNQKLSRFYNKYTAEIRDSFERGTMV